The proteins below are encoded in one region of Hordeum vulgare subsp. vulgare chromosome 3H, MorexV3_pseudomolecules_assembly, whole genome shotgun sequence:
- the LOC123443684 gene encoding F-box protein SKIP8-like isoform X3, whose product MDGLRALIAAGATAVCCVVCAIWAFRSPSSSPPKKHIPSRCCGCASCGCHANTTFSSASGEMAVGGEMNKAPAPAPATTGASMMEQLVPEITTHALSYLDCTSLCRLSMTNSAMRRAANDDGAWKALYHKDFTAEQDTITPPNGWKAYYAATKAIMNVNAEFYNIIREGSLPAMSHFWLNSDYVKCVHATGELFTGLNWKCAEC is encoded by the exons ATGGACGGCTTACGGGCCCTGATCGCCGCCGGGGCCACCGCCGTCTGCTGCGTTGTCTGTGCCATCTGGGCATTCCGctccccttcctcctctccccCCAAGAAGCACATTCCTTCACGCTGCTGCGGCTGCGCTTCCTGTGGCTGCCACGCAAATACCACTTTCTCCAGCGCCAGCGGCGAGATGGCCGTCGGCGGGGAGATGAACAAGGCGCCGGCGCCAGCACCTGCAACGACGGGCGCCTCCATGATGGAGCAGCTCGTGCCTGAGATTACCACCCACGCGCTCAGCTACCTCGACTGTACTAGCCTCTGCCGCCTCTCGATGACCAACTCAGCCATGCGCCGTGCCGCCAACGACGATGGGGCTTGGAAGGCGCTCTACCACAAG GATTTTACAGCAGAGCAGGATACTATAACTCCACCTAACGGATGGAAGGCATACTATGCAGCTACAAAGGCCATCATGAATGTGAATGCCGAGTTCTATAATATCATCAGGGAAGGATCCTTGCCAGCAATGAGTCACTTCTGGCTTAACTCAGACTATGTAAAATGCGTGCATGCTACTGGAGAACTTTTTACAGG TTTGAATTGGAAATGTGCTGAATGCTGA
- the LOC123443684 gene encoding F-box protein SKIP8-like isoform X1 codes for MDGLRALIAAGATAVCCVVCAIWAFRSPSSSPPKKHIPSRCCGCASCGCHANTTFSSASGEMAVGGEMNKAPAPAPATTGASMMEQLVPEITTHALSYLDCTSLCRLSMTNSAMRRAANDDGAWKALYHKDFTAEQDTITPPNGWKAYYAATKAIMNVNAEFYNIIREGSLPAMSHFWLNSDYVKCVHATGELFTGYNAVMNSWGLLFNWGQEGGQGTDFQLRDVGARVLADVAWVNMKVHVDVDPGPFHVTNVYEFRNGRWYMVHHHSSLMADPAPHNLFG; via the exons ATGGACGGCTTACGGGCCCTGATCGCCGCCGGGGCCACCGCCGTCTGCTGCGTTGTCTGTGCCATCTGGGCATTCCGctccccttcctcctctccccCCAAGAAGCACATTCCTTCACGCTGCTGCGGCTGCGCTTCCTGTGGCTGCCACGCAAATACCACTTTCTCCAGCGCCAGCGGCGAGATGGCCGTCGGCGGGGAGATGAACAAGGCGCCGGCGCCAGCACCTGCAACGACGGGCGCCTCCATGATGGAGCAGCTCGTGCCTGAGATTACCACCCACGCGCTCAGCTACCTCGACTGTACTAGCCTCTGCCGCCTCTCGATGACCAACTCAGCCATGCGCCGTGCCGCCAACGACGATGGGGCTTGGAAGGCGCTCTACCACAAG GATTTTACAGCAGAGCAGGATACTATAACTCCACCTAACGGATGGAAGGCATACTATGCAGCTACAAAGGCCATCATGAATGTGAATGCCGAGTTCTATAATATCATCAGGGAAGGATCCTTGCCAGCAATGAGTCACTTCTGGCTTAACTCAGACTATGTAAAATGCGTGCATGCTACTGGAGAACTTTTTACAGG ATACAATGCAGTGATGAACAGCTGGGGCTTGTTATTCAACTGGGGCCAAGAAGGAGGCCAGGGCACTGATTTTCAGCTACGGGATGTCGGAGCTCGTGTACTTGCTGATGTAGCATGGGTTAACATGAAGGTTCATGTCGATGTTGACCCAGGGCCGTTCCATGTGACCAATGTATACGAGTTCCGTAATGGCAGGTGGTATATGGTTCATCACCATAGCTCGCTCATGGCTGACCCAGCGCCACATAACCTGTTTGGCTGA
- the LOC123443684 gene encoding F-box protein SKIP8-like isoform X2 — protein MDGLRALIAAGATAVCCVVCAIWAFRSPSSSPPKKHIPSRCCGCASCGCHANTTFSSASGEMAVGGEMNKAPAPAPATTGASMMEQLVPEITTHALSYLDCTSLCRLSMTNSAMRRAANDDGAWKALYHKDFTAEQDTITPPNGWKAYYAATKAIMNVNAEFYNIIREGSLPAMSHFWLNSDYVKCVHATGELFTGDEQLGLVIQLGPRRRPGH, from the exons ATGGACGGCTTACGGGCCCTGATCGCCGCCGGGGCCACCGCCGTCTGCTGCGTTGTCTGTGCCATCTGGGCATTCCGctccccttcctcctctccccCCAAGAAGCACATTCCTTCACGCTGCTGCGGCTGCGCTTCCTGTGGCTGCCACGCAAATACCACTTTCTCCAGCGCCAGCGGCGAGATGGCCGTCGGCGGGGAGATGAACAAGGCGCCGGCGCCAGCACCTGCAACGACGGGCGCCTCCATGATGGAGCAGCTCGTGCCTGAGATTACCACCCACGCGCTCAGCTACCTCGACTGTACTAGCCTCTGCCGCCTCTCGATGACCAACTCAGCCATGCGCCGTGCCGCCAACGACGATGGGGCTTGGAAGGCGCTCTACCACAAG GATTTTACAGCAGAGCAGGATACTATAACTCCACCTAACGGATGGAAGGCATACTATGCAGCTACAAAGGCCATCATGAATGTGAATGCCGAGTTCTATAATATCATCAGGGAAGGATCCTTGCCAGCAATGAGTCACTTCTGGCTTAACTCAGACTATGTAAAATGCGTGCATGCTACTGGAGAACTTTTTACAGG TGATGAACAGCTGGGGCTTGTTATTCAACTGGGGCCAAGAAGGAGGCCAGGGCACTGA